The DNA region GAAGTCCGGCCTGTGCCCCGAGGACTGCTCCTACTGTTCGCAGCGGCTCGGCTCGACGGCCGGGATCCTCAAGTACTCCTGGCTCAAGCCCGACGAGGCCTCGGCCGCGGCGGCCGCCGGTGTCGCCGGCGGCGCCAAGCGGGTCTGCCTGGTGGCGAGCGGCCGCGGCCCGACCGACCGGGACGTGGAGCGGGTCGGCAGGACCATCGAGGCGATCAAGGAGCAGAACGAGGGCATCGAGGTCTGCGCCTGCCTCGGGCTGCTCTCCGACGGCCAGGCCGAGCGCCTGAAGGAAGCCGGCGCCGACGCGTACAACCACAACCTCAACACCTCCGAGGGCACGTACGGCGAGATCACCAGCACCCACACCTACGCGGACCGCGTGGACACCGTGCAGAAGGCGCACGGCGCGGGCCTGTCGGCCTGTTCGGGTCTGATCGCGGGCATGGGCGAGACCGACGAGGACCTGGTCGACGTGGTGTTCGCGCTGCGCGAGCTGGACTCGGACTCGGTGCCGGTCAACTTCCTCATCCCCTTCGAGGGCACCCCGCTCGCCAAGGAGTGGAACCTCACCCCGCAGCGCTGTCTGCGGATCCTCGCGATGGTGCGCTTCGTCTGCCCCGACGTGGAGGTCCGGATCGCGGGCGGCCGCGAGGTGCATCTGCGCTCCATGCAGCCGCTGGCCCTGAACATCGCCAACTCGATCTTCCTGGGCGACTATCTGACCAGCGAGGGCCAGGCCGGCCAGGCCGACCTGGACATGATCGCGGACGCCGGCTTCGAGGTGGAGGGCGCGGGTACGACCACGCTGCCCGCGCACCGGGCGGACGTCGCGGCGGCCGCTGCGGCCGGCGCGGGCTGCGGTTCGCACGCCGAGGCGGGTGCGGGTGCGGGTGCGGGCTGCGGTTCGCACGCGGAGGCCGGGGGCGGTTGCGGTCCGTGCGGCGGGCACGCCGGGACGGACGCCCGGGCCGAGGAAGCGGCTCCGGCCGACGCGTCGGGCGCGCGCACGGACCTGGTGGCGGTGCGCCGCCGCGGCGCCGGTACGGACCTCGCGCCGAATGCGTAACACCGGTACCGCCGAACTCCTCGCCCTGGACCGGGCGCACGTCTGGCACCCGTACGGCCCGATGCCCGGCCGTACGGAACCGCTGGTCGTCGCGTCCGCGTCCGGGGTGAGGCTCCGGCTCGCCGAACCCGCCGAGGGGCACGCCGAGTTGGTGGACGGCATGTCCTCCTGGTGGTCGGCCGTGCACGGCTACAACCACCCGGTGCTCAACGAGGCCGCGCGCGGCCAGCTGGACCGGATGAGCCACGTCATGTTCGGCGGGCTCACCCACGAGCCGGCCGTGCGGCTCGCCGCGCGCCTGGTGGAGATCACCCCGGAGCCGCTGCGGCACGTCTTCCTCAGCGACTCCGGTTCGGTGGCGGTCGAGGTCGCCGCGAAGATGTGCCTGCAGTACTGGCGCTCGCTCGGCCGGCCCGCCAAGCGGCGGCTGCTGACATGGCGGGGCGGCTACCACGGCGACACCTGGCAGCCGATGTCCGTCTGCGACCCCGAGGGCGGCATGCACGAGCTGTGGTCGGGGGTGCTCCAGAAGCAGGTCTTCGTGGACGCCCCGCCGGCGGAGTACGAGGAGTCGTACGCCGAGCAGCTGCGCGAGGCGATCGGGCGGCACGCCGACGAGCTGGCCGCGGTGATCGTGGAGCCGGTCGTGCAGGGCGCCGGCGGCATGCGCTTCCACAGCCCGGAGTACCTGCGGGTGCTGCGGGAGGCCTGCGACGCGCACGACGTGCTGCTCGTCTTCGACGAGATCGCCACCGGCTTCGGGCGCACCGGCGCGCTGTTCGCCGCCGACCACGCCGGGGTCGCCCCCGATGTGATGTGCCTCGGCAAGGCGCTGACCGGCGGCTATCTCTCGATGGCGGCGACGCTCTGCACGAGCCGGGTCGCCGACGGCATCTCGCGCGGCGAGGTCCCGGTACTCGCGCACGGCCCGACCTTCATGGGCAACCCACTGGCCTCCGCCGTGGCCCTGGCCTCGGTGGAGCTGCTCCTCGGCCAGGACTGGCAGGTCGAGGTCAAACGGATCGAGTCGGGCCTCCGCGAGGGCCTCGCCGAGGCCGCCGCCCTTCCCGGCGTCCGGGACGTGCGGGTGCTCGGCGCCATCGGCGTGGTCCAGCTCGACCACGACGTCGACATGCCCGCCGCCACCCGCGCGGCGGTCCGCGAGGGCGTGTGGCTGCGCCCGTTCCGCGACCTGATCTACACGATGCCGCCGTTCGTGACGGGCGACGAAGACGTGGCCCGGATCTGCGCGGCGGTCCGGGCGGCGGCCGCGGCGGGCTAGGGCCTGTCCCTCACCTCGGGTACGTACAAGAAGGAAAGGCTCCACCCCATGACCGTCATCGTCGTCACCGGCACCGGCACCGAGATCGGCAAGACGATCGTCACCGCCGCGCTCGCCGCGGTGGCCACCGCCGACGGGCGTTCCGTCGCCGTGCTCAAGCCCGCTCAGACCGGCGTCGCGCCGGGCGAGGCGGGGGACGCGGACGAGGTCGTACGGCTCTCGGGCGCGGTGACGGGGGTGGAACTGGCCCGGTTCCCGGAGCCGTTGGCGCCGGGGACCGCGGCCCGGCGGGCCGGGATGGCGCCGGTGCGCCCGGACGAGGTCGCCGCGGCGGCCCGGAAGCTGGCGGAGGAGCACGACCTGGTTCTGGTCGAGGGCGCGGGCGGGCTGCTCGTGCGCTTCGACGAGGAGGGCGGCACGCTCGCGGACGCGGCGGGGCTGCTCGGCGCGCCGGTGCTCGTGGTGGCGCCGGCCGGGCTCGGCACGCTCAACTCGACGGCCCTGACGGCGGAGGCGCTGCGGGCCCGCGGCATCGCGCAGCTGGGCGTGGTGGTCGGCAGCTGGCCGGCCGACCCGGACCTCGCGGCCCGGTGCAACCTCGCGGACCTGCCGGAGGTGGCGGGCGCGCCGCTGCTCGGCGCCGTCCCGGCGGGCGCGGGCGCGCTGCCCCCTGAGGCCTTCCGGGCCGCGGCGGCCGGCTGGCTGGCGCCCGCGCTGGGCGGCACCTGGGACGCGGCGGAGTTCGCGGCGACGTCACGGCCCTGACCTCCTTACCCTGGGCGGCATGCGACGCGCCCGTGTTCAGGAAATCGTCTTCGACTGCGCCGATCCGGCCGCCCTCGTGCGGTTCTGGGCGGCGCTCCTCGGCGGGGCTCCGGTCGACCGGAGCCCCGACTGGTCGTACGTCGACCCGCCGGGGTTCGTACGGATCGCCTTCCAGCGGGTGCCGGAGGGCAAGGCGGTGAAGAACCGCCTCCATCTGGACGTCGAGGTGGACGATCCGGTCGCGGCGGCGGACGAGGCGCTGGCGCTCGGGGCGCGCCGCTCCGGCGGGATCGTGACCGACGAGCAGGGCTCGTTCCAGGTGATGCACGACCCGGAGGGCAACGAGTTCTGCTTCGTGACGGGGTAGGTTCGGGGGCGGGGCAGGGCTGTCGGTGACGGCCCGAGGTCGTCAACGAGGGGATTCCGCCGTGCAGTTGCCGTTCCGCTTCGCCGTCAACATGCTCACCCCCGGCTCCGCCGACGAGTGGCGGACCCGCTGCCGCCGGGCGGAGGAGCTCGGCTACGACCTGATCCTGGTGGCCGACCATCTGGGCATGCCCGCGCCGTTCCCGTCCCTGGTGGCGGCCGCCGCGGCGACCGCCCGGCCGCGGCTCGGCACCTTCGTCCTGAACGCGGCCTTCTGGAACCCGGTGCTGCTCGCCCGCGAGGTGACGACCACGGCCGCGCTCACCGGCGGCCGGCTCGAACTCGGGCTCGGCACCGGCTACGTACCGGCCGAGCACGAGCGCGCGGGCATCCCGTTCCTGCCGCCGCGCGAGCGGGTGGACCATCTGACCCGGGTGGTCGAGGAGCTGGCGGGGGCGCTCGCGGGCGCCGAGGGGACGCCGCGGGTCGGTCTGACGATCGGCGGCAACGGCAACCGGGTGCTGCGGCTGGCGGCCCGGCACGCCGATGTGATGGCGTTCTCCGGCGGCCGCTTCGACGGCGACGCGCCGACGGTGCTGACCGCCGAGGAGCTGGCGCAGCGGGTCGAGGCCTTCGCGGGCTTCGAGAAGGAGACGGGCCGCCCGGTGCCGGCCGAGCGCAATCTGCTGATCCAGCGGGTGCTCGTGACGGAGGACCGGGCCGCGGCGGCGGCCGGGTTCGCGGCGGTCGTGCCGTACCTCAGCGAGGAGCAGGTCCTGGAGCTGCCGATCGTGCTGATCGGCACGGTGCGGGAGATCGTGGACCGGCTGCACGCGCTGCGCGAGCGCTACGGCTTCTCGTACTTCACGGTGCTCGACGAGGCGATGGAGGCCTTCGGCCCGGTGCTCGCGGAGCTGCGCGGGAGGGCGGACTGAGCCGGACCGGAGGACTGAGCGGACCACGGACCGAAACGCGGTCGACGGCGGGCGACGGCCGGTGGTGGGATGGCGGCCATGGACGATCTTCGGATACGGGCCGCGGTAGCGGCCGACATCGACGCCGTGCTCGCCTTCTGGCGGGCCGCGGCCGAGGGCACCAGCATCAGCGACGACCCGGCCGGCGTGACCCGGCTCGTCGAGCGCGACCCGGAGGCCCTGCTGCTCGCCGAGCGCGCGGACGGCGAGCTGGTCGGCACGGTGATCGCCGGCTTCGACGGCTGGCGCTGTCACCTCTACCGGCTCGCCGTCCACCCGGAGCACCGGCGACGCGGGATCGGGGGCGCGCTGCTGCGCGCGGCCGAGGAGCGCTTCGTACGGCTGGGCGGGCGGCGCGCGGACGCGATGGTGCTCGACCGGAACGAGCTGGGCCGGGCCGCGTGGCGGGCGGCGGAGTACGGCCCGGAGGAGCAGTGGACGCGCTGGGTGAAGCCGCTGCCGGCCTGAGCGGCCGCAACCCCCTTTGCCGGTCCTTTACCATGGGTGTCCGTATCCGATTCTTCGTACCCGATCATCCGGTCGTCCGACCGTAGGAATCGTCAGACTGAAAGGTGTGAGCGTCCGCCCATGGGCGAGCCTCCCAGTAGCCGTTCCCCGATCCGCCCCCGCGGCCGACACCGCGCGGTCCTCCCCTCCCTGACTGATCATGGGACTCACCCGGGGACGGAGGTGAACCGATGACCGAGGTACTGCTGCTCCTGGTGGCGCTGCTGCTCGCCGTCGCCTGTGGCGCGTTCGTGGCGGCGGAGTTCTCGCTGACGACCGTCGAGCGGGGCGAGCTCGAAGCCGCCGCGGAGCGCGGCGAGCGCGGCGCGGCCGGCGCCCTGAAGGCGGTCCGGTCGCTCACCTTCCAGCTCTCCGGCGCCCAGCTCGGCATCACCGTGACCAATCTGGTCGTCGGCATGCTCTCCGAGCCGTCGATCTCGAAGCTGATCGAGGGCCCGGTCGAGGCACTCGGCCTGTCCCCCGAGGTCGCCTCCTCGGTGGCCCTGGTCATCGGCACCGGCCTGTCGACGGTGGTCCTGATGGTGATCGGCGAGCTGGTCCCCAAGAACTGGGCGATCTCCTCGCCGCTGGCCGTCGCCAAGGTCGTCGGGACCCCGCAGCGGTACTTCACCGCCGCCTTCAAGCCGCTGATCAGCCATCTGAACAACTCGGCCAACCGCATCCTGCGCCGCCTCGGCCTGGAGCCCACCGAGGAGCTGGCCTCCGCCCGCTCCCCGAAGGAGCTGGTGGCCCTGGCCCGGCACTCGGCGAAGGAGGGCGCTCTGGAGGCGGACACGGCCGAGCTGTTCGTGCGCACCCTGAACCTGGCGGAGCTGACCGCGGAGAACGTGATGACCCCGCGCGTCCAGGTCACCGCCCTGGACGTGCAGGCCACCGCCGAGGACGTGCTGAACGCGACCCGCGCGACCGGTCTGAGCCGCTTCCCCGTCTACCGCGGCAGTCTCGACTCGGTCGTCGGCATCGCGCACGTCAAGGACGTGCTCGCGATACCGGCCGACGCACGGCCGCGCCGCTCGGTCGGCGACATCGTGCGCGAGCCGCTGCTCGTGCCGGAGAGCCTGACCGTGGACCGGCTGCTCGACCGCCTGTCCGGGAAGCAGACGATGGCCGTCGTCATCGACGAGTACGGCGGCACGGCCGGCGTCGCGACCCTGGAGGACATCGTCGAGGAGGTCGTCGGCGAGGTCCGCGACGAGCACGACCCGCACGAGACGCCGGACCTGGCGCCGGCGGGCGAGGACACCGACGGCCGCGCGCTGTGGTCGGCGGACGGCGCCGCCCGCACCGACCAGCTGGCGACGATCGGCCTGAGGGTGCCGGAGGGCCCGTACGAGACCCTGGCGGGCGTGCTCGCCACCGTGCTCGGCCGGATCCCGGCCAACGGCGACAGCGTGGAGCTGGCCGGCTGGCGGCTCGACGTGGTGGACGCCTCCGGGCGCCGGGCGGCCCGCGTGCTGCTGCACGCCCCGCTCCCGCACTCCGGCGAGACGGACGGGGAGGCCGGCCGATGATCGTGGTCCAGTTGCTGATCGGCCTGGCGACCCTGGTCGTCAACGCCTTCTTCGTCGGCGCCGAGTTCGCCCTGATCTCGGTCCGCCGCAGTCAGATCGAGCCGCTCGCGGAGTCCGGCGACCGCCGGGCGCGCAGCGTCGTCTGGGGCCTGGAGCACGTCTCCGCGCTGCTCGCGGCGGCCCAGCTCGGCATCACCCTGTGCACCCTGGTGCTCGGCATCGTGGCCGAGCCGGCCATCGCGAGCATGCTGGAGCCGCTGTTCGACGCGGTCGGCGTGCCGCACGGCCTGGTGCACCCGATCTCGTTCGTGATCGCGCTGTCCCTCGCCACGTATCTGCACATGCTGCTCGGCGAGATGGTCCCGAAGAACATCGCGCTCGCCGAGCCGACCCGCTCGGCGCTTCTGCTGGGTCCGCCGCTCGTGACCCTGGCGCGGGCCCTGAAGCCGGTGATCTTCGCGATCAACGCCTTCGCCAACGGGATCCTGAAGCTGCTGCGGGTGGACGCCAAGGGCGAGGTCGCGGCGACCTTCTCGGACGACGAGCTGGCCCGGATGGTCACCGACGCCGGGGACGCGGGGCTGCTCGACGACCGGGCGGCCGAGCGGCTGCACGACGCCCTGGAGCTGGGCCGGCGCCCGGTGCGGGACGTCGTGATGCCGCTGGAGAAGGTCGTGTACGCGGAGACGGACACCACCCCCGAGCAGCTGGAGGCGCTCTCCGCGCGGACCGGTTTCTCGCGCTTCCCGGTGGTCGACGAGGGCCGCCGGATCCTCGGCTACCTCCATGTGAAGGACGCCCTGGACGTCACCCCGCGCGATCTGCGGTTCCCGGTGACGGCGCTGCGGCCGATCGCCCGGGTGCGGGCGGCGACGCCGATGGACGACGTGCTGACCGCGATGCGGCGCAGCCGGACCCATCTGGCGGCGGTCATCGACGAGGACGGCAAGCTGGCCGGCCTGGTGACGATGGAGGACGTGCTGCGCGAGCTGGTGGGCCGGCCCGCCGGCTCGTGACGCCGTACGGCGGACACACGAAGGGCCCCCGGGACGCGACCGTCCCGGGGGCCCTTCGCTGTGCTTCACAGGGCCGTCGCGGCCCGCCAGGCGTCGAGCACGGTCCGGTCGCCGTGGTGGGTGAAGCGCGGGTCGTCGGCCCCGTACCGCCCGTAGACGAGCAGCAGCAGGTCCCCGGCGGTGCCCTCGACGGTCGCGGTCGCGGTCACCGCGCCCTCGGCCCGGCGCTGCCAGCTGAAGCCGCCCCCGCCGAGGGTGAGCGTCCAGGCGGCCCCGGAGTCGGTGGCGGCGAGCCGGATGCTCGCGCCGTCCCGGTCGAGCTGCGCGACGGGCTCGGCGACCCAGGAGAAGTACGGCAGGTTCTCCAGGAACTCCTCGATGCCGTCGGCGGCCGTCTCCGGGTCGACCGGGCCGGGCGCGCGGCCGAGGGCGAGCTCGGCGTCGGCGTGGTGGACGACCGCCTCGAAGAGCAGCCGGCGCGGGAAGAACCGCACGTGCGGGTCGGCGCCGTGGGACCACATGCGGGTGTCGGGGTCGGCGGCGCGCAGCGTCCGCAGGCTCGCGGCGGCGCTCCCGGCGAGCCAGTCGGGGTACGCGGCGGGGTCGTCCGGCAGGTCGAGCGGCACGTCCTTCGACCAGACGCGCTCGGTGGCGCGGGTGCGGACCAGGTGCTCGATCCAGCGGTGGGTGGTGCCGTGGTGCTTGATCAGGTCGGCGAGGGTCCAGCCGGGGCAGCTGGGCACCGGGGTGGCGGGGTCGGCGCCGCGGACGAGCGTGACGAAGCTCTCCACACGGGCGGCGACGGCGTCGAGCCGGGCCGGATGCACGTCCTCGGTGAGCCCGAAGCCCTGCGACACCTTCAGCAGCTCCTCCCGCCACGCCCCGGGCGGCTGCCGCAGCGCGACGTCGCGGAAGAGCCCGTCGAGTCTGCGCCGGTCGGCCGCCGGAAGCCCGCCGAGGACGTACGCCGTGCCCTCCAGCCACTTCACGGCCGTGTCGGGGTCGAGCACCTCGTCACCGGCGGTCTCGACCGCCGTGACCAGCTCGGCCAGGGCCTCGGTCAGCGCACTGAGCAGCGCCTCGCTCATGGGTTTCCCCTCCCGGTTCTCCACTCGGCGCCGGGACCATACCGCACGGTATGATCGCCGGGCCATGGAGATCAATGCCACCTACACCAGTCTCGTCGCCGTGGGCGACAGCTTCACCGAGGGTATGTCGGATCTGCGGCCGGACGGGTCCTACCAGGGGTGGGCCGACGTCCTCGCGGGCCGGCTCGCCACCCGCACGCCCGGCTTCCGCTACGCCAATCTGGCCGTGCGCGGCAAGCTCATCGGGCAGATCGTCGACGAGCAGGT from Streptomyces fradiae includes:
- the bioB gene encoding biotin synthase BioB, which gives rise to MDLLNTLVEKGLRRESPTREEALAVLATSDDELLDVVSAAGKVRRQWFGRRVKLNYLVNLKSGLCPEDCSYCSQRLGSTAGILKYSWLKPDEASAAAAAGVAGGAKRVCLVASGRGPTDRDVERVGRTIEAIKEQNEGIEVCACLGLLSDGQAERLKEAGADAYNHNLNTSEGTYGEITSTHTYADRVDTVQKAHGAGLSACSGLIAGMGETDEDLVDVVFALRELDSDSVPVNFLIPFEGTPLAKEWNLTPQRCLRILAMVRFVCPDVEVRIAGGREVHLRSMQPLALNIANSIFLGDYLTSEGQAGQADLDMIADAGFEVEGAGTTTLPAHRADVAAAAAAGAGCGSHAEAGAGAGAGCGSHAEAGGGCGPCGGHAGTDARAEEAAPADASGARTDLVAVRRRGAGTDLAPNA
- a CDS encoding adenosylmethionine--8-amino-7-oxononanoate transaminase, which gives rise to MRNTGTAELLALDRAHVWHPYGPMPGRTEPLVVASASGVRLRLAEPAEGHAELVDGMSSWWSAVHGYNHPVLNEAARGQLDRMSHVMFGGLTHEPAVRLAARLVEITPEPLRHVFLSDSGSVAVEVAAKMCLQYWRSLGRPAKRRLLTWRGGYHGDTWQPMSVCDPEGGMHELWSGVLQKQVFVDAPPAEYEESYAEQLREAIGRHADELAAVIVEPVVQGAGGMRFHSPEYLRVLREACDAHDVLLVFDEIATGFGRTGALFAADHAGVAPDVMCLGKALTGGYLSMAATLCTSRVADGISRGEVPVLAHGPTFMGNPLASAVALASVELLLGQDWQVEVKRIESGLREGLAEAAALPGVRDVRVLGAIGVVQLDHDVDMPAATRAAVREGVWLRPFRDLIYTMPPFVTGDEDVARICAAVRAAAAAG
- the bioD gene encoding dethiobiotin synthase: MTVIVVTGTGTEIGKTIVTAALAAVATADGRSVAVLKPAQTGVAPGEAGDADEVVRLSGAVTGVELARFPEPLAPGTAARRAGMAPVRPDEVAAAARKLAEEHDLVLVEGAGGLLVRFDEEGGTLADAAGLLGAPVLVVAPAGLGTLNSTALTAEALRARGIAQLGVVVGSWPADPDLAARCNLADLPEVAGAPLLGAVPAGAGALPPEAFRAAAAGWLAPALGGTWDAAEFAATSRP
- a CDS encoding VOC family protein translates to MRRARVQEIVFDCADPAALVRFWAALLGGAPVDRSPDWSYVDPPGFVRIAFQRVPEGKAVKNRLHLDVEVDDPVAAADEALALGARRSGGIVTDEQGSFQVMHDPEGNEFCFVTG
- a CDS encoding TIGR03621 family F420-dependent LLM class oxidoreductase translates to MQLPFRFAVNMLTPGSADEWRTRCRRAEELGYDLILVADHLGMPAPFPSLVAAAAATARPRLGTFVLNAAFWNPVLLAREVTTTAALTGGRLELGLGTGYVPAEHERAGIPFLPPRERVDHLTRVVEELAGALAGAEGTPRVGLTIGGNGNRVLRLAARHADVMAFSGGRFDGDAPTVLTAEELAQRVEAFAGFEKETGRPVPAERNLLIQRVLVTEDRAAAAAGFAAVVPYLSEEQVLELPIVLIGTVREIVDRLHALRERYGFSYFTVLDEAMEAFGPVLAELRGRAD
- a CDS encoding hemolysin family protein; translation: MTEVLLLLVALLLAVACGAFVAAEFSLTTVERGELEAAAERGERGAAGALKAVRSLTFQLSGAQLGITVTNLVVGMLSEPSISKLIEGPVEALGLSPEVASSVALVIGTGLSTVVLMVIGELVPKNWAISSPLAVAKVVGTPQRYFTAAFKPLISHLNNSANRILRRLGLEPTEELASARSPKELVALARHSAKEGALEADTAELFVRTLNLAELTAENVMTPRVQVTALDVQATAEDVLNATRATGLSRFPVYRGSLDSVVGIAHVKDVLAIPADARPRRSVGDIVREPLLVPESLTVDRLLDRLSGKQTMAVVIDEYGGTAGVATLEDIVEEVVGEVRDEHDPHETPDLAPAGEDTDGRALWSADGAARTDQLATIGLRVPEGPYETLAGVLATVLGRIPANGDSVELAGWRLDVVDASGRRAARVLLHAPLPHSGETDGEAGR
- a CDS encoding hemolysin family protein, which produces MIVVQLLIGLATLVVNAFFVGAEFALISVRRSQIEPLAESGDRRARSVVWGLEHVSALLAAAQLGITLCTLVLGIVAEPAIASMLEPLFDAVGVPHGLVHPISFVIALSLATYLHMLLGEMVPKNIALAEPTRSALLLGPPLVTLARALKPVIFAINAFANGILKLLRVDAKGEVAATFSDDELARMVTDAGDAGLLDDRAAERLHDALELGRRPVRDVVMPLEKVVYAETDTTPEQLEALSARTGFSRFPVVDEGRRILGYLHVKDALDVTPRDLRFPVTALRPIARVRAATPMDDVLTAMRRSRTHLAAVIDEDGKLAGLVTMEDVLRELVGRPAGS
- a CDS encoding maleylpyruvate isomerase family mycothiol-dependent enzyme — encoded protein: MSEALLSALTEALAELVTAVETAGDEVLDPDTAVKWLEGTAYVLGGLPAADRRRLDGLFRDVALRQPPGAWREELLKVSQGFGLTEDVHPARLDAVAARVESFVTLVRGADPATPVPSCPGWTLADLIKHHGTTHRWIEHLVRTRATERVWSKDVPLDLPDDPAAYPDWLAGSAAASLRTLRAADPDTRMWSHGADPHVRFFPRRLLFEAVVHHADAELALGRAPGPVDPETAADGIEEFLENLPYFSWVAEPVAQLDRDGASIRLAATDSGAAWTLTLGGGGFSWQRRAEGAVTATATVEGTAGDLLLLVYGRYGADDPRFTHHGDRTVLDAWRAATAL